Below is a window of Clostridiales bacterium DNA.
GGATAGCGACCTGGCAATTTACCGGGAACTGCTGGCACAGGGAGAATAATATGGATGAAAAAGTATTGCGGCTGAAGGAAGCAATTGAAACGGCGGATGCCGTGATCATCGGGGCCGGCGCGGGGCTTTCCACCGCCGCCGGGTTTGTGTATACCGGCGAACGGTTTGACCGGTACTTCAGCGATTTCAGCCGGAAGTACGGTTTCCGGGATATGTATTCGGGCGGATTCTTCCCGTATCCGTCCCCGGCGGAATTCTGGGCATACTGGAGCCGGTATATCTGGATCAACCGGTATATGGATGCGCCGAAATCCACCTATAGCGACCTGTACCGGCTTGTGAAGAACAAGGATTATTTTGTCCTTACGACCAATGTGGACCACTGCTTCCAGAAGGCCGGCTTTGACAAGAAACGGCTTTTCTACACCCAGGGGGACTACGGCCTTTTCCAGTGCACAGAGCCCTGCTGCCGAAAGACCTGGGACAATGAGGACACGATCCGGAAGATGATCCTCGCGCAGGGATATACCATCGGGGAAAACAATGAACTGAGCCTCCCTGAAGGCACGGAAGCCGGAATGGCTGTTCCGGAGGAACTGCTGCCGAAGTGCCCGAACTGCGGGCGGCCGCTGACCATGAACCTCCGCTCGGACAGCAAATTCGTGGAGGATGAAGGCTGGCAGGCGGCGGCTGTGGAATATGAAGCCTGGCTGACACAGCACCGGGACCGGAAGGTGGTTTACCTGGAGATCGGCGTCGGCTACAATACGCCCGGAATCATCAAATACAGCTTCTGGCAGGAGGTTTACCGGAACAAAAACGCGGTGTATGCCTGCCTGAACATGGAGGAAGACCGGGTACCGGAGGAAATTGCCGGGCGGTCGATCCTCATCGGCGGGGATTCGGCCCGGGTCATTGCGGAGCTGGTATCATGATCATCAATACAGGACAGCGTACGGATATTCCGGCCTTCTATTCGGAATGGTTTGCCAACCGGCTGAAGGCCGGTTTTGTGCTGGTCCGCAATCCGTACAATCCCATTTCCGTAACCCGGTACCGGCTTTCCCCGGACGTGGTGGATCTGATCGGTTTCTGCACGAAGAACCCGGCGCCCATGCTGCCGAAGATGGACCTGCTGCGGGATTACGGGCAGTACTGGTATGTCACCATTACGCCGTACGGGAAGGAAATCGAGCCGCGGGTTCCGGACAAGCGGGAAGTACTGGAAAGCTTCCGGCAGCTCTCGGAAATCGTCGGGCCGGAACGCATCGGGTGGCGGTATGATCCGGTGTTCATCAGTGATGCGTACCCGGCGGAAAGGCATATCCGGGCTTTTGAGTATATGGCCAAAGCCCTGGAGGGATATACGCATACGGCGGTGATCAGCTTTGTGGACCTGTATGAGAAAACAAAGCGGAATTTCCCGGAGGTGCGGCCGGTGGATCCGGAGCAGCGCCTGCTGCTGGGAAAAGCGTTTACAGAAACCGGCCGGCAGTACGGCATGACGATCCGGCCCTGCGGCGAAGGAGACGAGCTGGCACAGTTCGGCGCGGACTGCGGGGGATGCATGACCGTTGCCATGTATGAACAGGCGCTGGGCCGGCGCCTGAAGGTGCCGAAATTCGTCCCCGCCCGGAAGGAATGCGCCTGCTATCTCGGTGGGGATATCGGGGCATACAACACCTGCGGCCACCTGTGCCGGTATTGCTATGCGAACTACGACGCGGAAACCGTGCGCAGGAACATGGCGGCGCATGATCCGCAGTCCCCGATGCTGACCGGACACCTGATGCCGGGAGACCAGGTGCATGAGGCCCGGCAGGAAAGCTGGATTGATCCGCAGATCTCCATGGACGATATGCCGGGACTGTGACCGAAAAAAAAATTTTTTGAAAGGGCCCTAACCGATTCCCTCATCCGGACATTATACGTATGGAAGCTTCCAGAAAAGGGAAAGGATTTTGAACATGACTGCCGGAATGAATGACGAACAGATCGAACGGATGTCCAGGACGATGTTCCGCTTCTGCCTGTCCAGGACAGGCTCCTACCATGATGCGGAGGATCTCGCCCAGGAAATCCTGCTCATCGCCTGCAGGGCGGATCATCATTTTGAGGATGAGAAGGCCTTCTGCGCGTTTGTCTGGAAAACTGCCGGGAATATCCTGAAGAGCTGGTACCGCCGTCAGGCCGGACAGCACACGGAGGAGCCGGATGAAAACCTGCCGGATCACCGGGCTGAGGAGCTGGAGGAGCAGGCGCAGGACCATGAGCAGGTGCAGAAAATCCTCCGTGAGATGACCCGGCTTTCCTCCGATTACCGCCGCGTCATGGTGGCGTATTACATGGACGGAAAACCGGTCCGGGAGATCGCCGCAAACCTTTCCCTGTCCGAGAGCATGGTGAAATACCTGCTGTTCCAGTCGAGAAAGCACATTCGGGAGGGAATCAATATGGAAAAAGAACTGGGAAGACTGAGCTATGACCCTGTGGACCTGACCCTGATCTTCTGGGGCGGAAAATGCCGGTATTACGAGATCTTCCGGAATAACCGCCTGAGGCAGAATATTGTGATGGCCTGCTATTATGACAGGCTGACCGAGGAGCAGCTGAGCCTGCAGCTCGGCGTTCCGACCGCCTACCTGGAGGAAGACCTGAAAAAGCTCCTGGAATACGACCTGCTGAAGAAAAAGGGCCTGGCGTACCAGAGCAATATCGTGATTATTACCCGGAAGGAACTGGAAGCGGTCCGCCGGTACAACGAGGCGGACCTGAAGGAGATTGCATCCGGGATCCGGGAGTTTGTGGACGGAAACATGGAGAAAATCCGCGCGCTGGGATTTTACGGGAGCGACATGCCTGCCAATTCCATCAAGTGGATGCTTGTTTCGCTGATCCTGCGCTTGGCCTATGTGGATATGCTGCAGGGCGATATGAAGCTGGATTATCCGACGGACTGTTTCGGTGATGCCTGCTTCCGCTTCCTGATGGAGCTGGAAAAGGATGATCCGTATTTCATGGGCATTTCATCCTGTGTGGTTGACGGAAACGCCCTCTTCTTCTGGGATGTGCCGCTCAACGGGGAAATGCTGCACCCGGCGGCCAGCACCTCCCGGGCCAATATGCTGATGTCGCTGACAGATTCACAGCCGGAAACGGACGGCGACCGGCTGATCTGCGCGGAGCTGGTGGAAGCCGGCCTGGCGAGGAAAACGGATGCAGGAATCCTGCCGAACTTCCCCTGTCTGGACGCGGCGCAGGGCAGCACACTGAACGAAATGATCCGGCCGGTCGCATGGGAGATCTGCGGAAACGCGAAGCGCCGTGCCGGCGGTATTGCCGGGATCATGGCGGAGCATGCACCGGAGCACCTGGCGGATTACGCCGCGAAGCTCCCCGTGCTGTGCCAGATGCAGGAGGCGGAGGAAATCATGCGGATGCTCTGCGAAAGCGGATGGCTTCTCCCGGCGAGGGAGGGCATGTCGGCCACTACCGTGATCATGAAAAACAAATAAAGCCGTTGAACCGGGTATGCGGCGGGGATTGTGAATCCCCGCTTTTTCTGATATGATCGGAGCACGACAGTTGTCTATTTTTTTATACTCCGGAGGATATAATGGAATTCTATCCCACAGATGACCTGAAGGAATCCCGGGCGGGATCCGGTATCAATGACCGGGAAACGGTCAAAGCCCAGTATAAAACGGCGGAAAAGCTGGATATCCGGATTTCGATCCACAGCAGGTATTCCACCAACAAGCAGGGCTTCGGAAACTGGATTGCCTCGCATTACGATATCCGGGACGGGATGTCCGTGCTGGAGCTGGGATGCGGAACGGGGGATATGTGGACCGGAAAGCAGGAAACCATCCGCCGCTGCTCCCGGCTGATCCTTTCGGATTTTTCCGAAGGCATGCTGGAGAAGGCGAAGGAAACGCTCCGGGATTATGAGGGAATCGAATACCGGGTGATTGATATCCAGGATATTCCGTTCAAAGACGGGGAATTCGATCTCGTGATTGCCAATATGATGCTGTACCATGTGCCGGATCTGCAGAAGGGACTCCGGGAGGTCCGGCGGGTGCTGAAGGAAAACGGAACATTCTGCTGCGCGACCTTCGGCGAACACGGGATGATGGAGTACATCTCCGGCCTGTTCAGCGCCGGCAGCAATCCGGGCGGAAGCGGCAGCAGCTTTACGCTGCAGAACGGCGGGGAGAAGCTCCGGACGGTGTTTCCGGACGTCCGGGAGCTGCGGTATGAGGATTCGCTCGAGGTCACGGATGTGGAGGACATGGTGGACTATATCAAGTCCCTGACCGGGATGTCGGAACTGAGAAAGCTTCCCCGGGAGGAAATCCGGTCGGTGCTGGAAGCGAACATGCGCGACGGAATCCTGCATGTGCCGAAGGAATACGGAATGTTTATTGCCTGCTGAGCGGGGATACGGAAAGGAAACGGAGGATTCAGGATGCGGGAACCGGATATGGATACGCTGGTATTCTTCAGCGGACATCCGGATGCGCTGGAATTGTACCGGGTTTTTGAGGATCTTCTGTACCGTGAATTTCCCTGTGTCAACCGGCGCGTACAGAAGACGCAGATCACCTTTTACAACCGGCATGTTTTTGCGTGTGTTTCCTTTGCGCGGGTGAAGAAGAAGGCGGAGCTGCCGGAAGGGTACCTGGTCATCACGATCGGGCTGCCTGCACCGCTGGAGTCACCGCGCATCGCGGTGAAAACCGAACCGTATCCCAACCGGTGGACGCATCATATTGTCATCAGCCGGCCGGAGGAACTGGACGGGGAACTGACAGACTGGATCCGGGCGTCCTATGATTTTGCGGAAGCAAAATGAAGGATTGCTTCCGGACGGAAATAAAGGAGTCGGAGGAAAGAACCATATGATCTATCCTGCGGAGAACATGACACTGAAGGACGGAAGGCAGTGCGCGATCCGTTCGGCGGAGCCGGAAGACGCGCCGCGCATGACGCGGTATATGAAGATCATGCTGGGCGAGACGCCGTTCCTCCTGCGCACCCCGGAGGAATTTACCATTACGGAGGAACGGGAAGCGGAAATCCTGGCCGGGCGCCGGGACGATCCCCGCAGCCTGATGCTGGTGGCGGAAGTGGACGGGGAGATTGCCGCCTGTGCCGATGTGCAGTCCCATGGCGCCCAGAGCCGCCGGTTCCACCGTGCGGAGCTGGGAATTTCCGTACGGAAGGATTACTGGCGCCTGGGAATCGGCTCCGCGATGATGGAGCGGCTGATTGCTTTTGCCCGGCAGGCCGCCTTCGAGCAGATCGAGCTGACGGTGGAATCAAAGAACTACCGGGCGCTGCCCCTGTACCACAAATACGGGTTTGTGATCTACGGAACCCGGCCGCATGGGCTGAAATATCCGGACGGCAGCTATGACAATGACTACCTGATGATCAAAATGCTGTAACCATGCCGGCAATGCCGGTTCCTGCGCGACACGGTAAGGAAGTGGAATACGGTGAATATTTACGTGGATTTTGACGACTGCCTGTGTGAGTCCGGGAAGTTTTTTTCCGGACTGGTCCGGGAGATGTTCGGGCTGGACGTGCCGTATGAAAAGATGCGGTACTTCAACCTCCAGCAGGCTTTCGGCCTGACGGATGAACAGTACCGGCAGCTGCTGGTGAAAGGCCATGAGCCGGAGCTGCTCCTTTCCTATGAGGAGACGCCGGGAGCATCGGACGTAATCAATGAGTGGATTCGGAAGGGACATGACGTATCGATTATCACCGGCCGCCCGTACAGCTCGTATGAGGCATCCCGCCTTTGGCTGGACCGGCATGGAATGCAGGATGCCCGGATGCTGATCATGGACAAATACGGCCGGGAAACCGCCGCCCGGAAAGAGGATTACATCCTGGATCCCGAAGACTATTACCGGATGAAGTTTGATTATGCGGTGGAGGATTCGCCTTCGGCCTTCCGGTTTTTCGACCACCTGCCGCAGCTGAAGGTGCTGGTGTTTGACCGGCCGTGGAACCGGACGGCGGAGCTTCCGGACAACTATACCCGGTGCCGCGGCTGGGAGGAAATCCGGGCGAACGCGGCGGGGTAAACGTAACGGAAGATGTTTTGACAGACGAGTGTTGATCGGGGGAGGAAACGGAAATGAAAAATGGCTGGATTGCATTTGTTCTCGCGCTTTGCCTGGCGGCTGGCGGGATTGCTTCCGCTGCGGCACAGGCCCCGGTGCAGCCGCTGATTGAGCGGGTGGTGGTTTCCTACGCGGATTCCGGGACGATCGATGAGAAGGCGCTGGCAGAACTGACCGCCCTGGACCCGGAACTTGGGAAGAAATGGACGTTGATCATGCACCTTTGGGAAGCGCCGGTGGATGTCTGCCCCCGGCTTTCGGACGACCTGCCCGGTGATGATTCACTGTGCCTGGTGGCACTGGGTTTTCAGCTGAACCCGGATGGTACCATGCGGGAAGAACTGATTGAACGGCTGAAGGTGCTGCTTGCGGCAGCCGAACAGTATCCGCAGGCGCTGATCGTATGTACGGGCGGCGGGACGGCGGCCGATGATCCGGCTGCCACCGAAGCGGGGCGGATGGCCGAATGGCTGAAAGCGCAGGGAGTGGATCCTGCCCGGATCATTGTGGAGGATCATTCCCTGACAACGGCCCAGAATGCCATCTTTACCTTTGACATCCTGGAGGAACGGTTTCCGCAGGTAAAACAGCTGGCAATCATTTCCAGCGATTACCATATCGCGACAGGGGCGCTGCTGTTCGGCGCGGAAATGATCCTGCGGGACAGCGATATTGAAATCGCCGGGAATGCCGCCTGGAACGCGCCGTCCGGCACACTGTCCGCCATGTTCCAGGCCGGAGCGCTGATTGAGCTTTCCGGGGACGTGGAAACCGCCTTTGAAATCTATTATGATACGTATGATATTCATGAACTCCCGCCGCTGCCCGCGGACTGAAGATGAAATGGGAAGCACGCCGGCAGAACGGGTGCCTGACCGTCCGGCAGGGGTAAGATTAATGATGTTTAATCGGAGGAATATATGGATACTTTTGTCAATGAAAAGGACTTTGAGCTGCTGGCACAGGACCGGTATACCTTCGCGGTGCTGGACCGGATTCTGCGAGGCAGCTGTGAACTGATCCGGACCAACCACCGGGACCTGATCATGTGCCATTCGGAGCATCCGTATCCGGT
It encodes the following:
- a CDS encoding Sir2 silent information regulator family NAD-dependent deacetylase, with product MDEKVLRLKEAIETADAVIIGAGAGLSTAAGFVYTGERFDRYFSDFSRKYGFRDMYSGGFFPYPSPAEFWAYWSRYIWINRYMDAPKSTYSDLYRLVKNKDYFVLTTNVDHCFQKAGFDKKRLFYTQGDYGLFQCTEPCCRKTWDNEDTIRKMILAQGYTIGENNELSLPEGTEAGMAVPEELLPKCPNCGRPLTMNLRSDSKFVEDEGWQAAAVEYEAWLTQHRDRKVVYLEIGVGYNTPGIIKYSFWQEVYRNKNAVYACLNMEEDRVPEEIAGRSILIGGDSARVIAELVS
- a CDS encoding DUF1848 domain-containing protein: MIINTGQRTDIPAFYSEWFANRLKAGFVLVRNPYNPISVTRYRLSPDVVDLIGFCTKNPAPMLPKMDLLRDYGQYWYVTITPYGKEIEPRVPDKREVLESFRQLSEIVGPERIGWRYDPVFISDAYPAERHIRAFEYMAKALEGYTHTAVISFVDLYEKTKRNFPEVRPVDPEQRLLLGKAFTETGRQYGMTIRPCGEGDELAQFGADCGGCMTVAMYEQALGRRLKVPKFVPARKECACYLGGDIGAYNTCGHLCRYCYANYDAETVRRNMAAHDPQSPMLTGHLMPGDQVHEARQESWIDPQISMDDMPGL
- a CDS encoding sigma-70 family RNA polymerase sigma factor, coding for MTAGMNDEQIERMSRTMFRFCLSRTGSYHDAEDLAQEILLIACRADHHFEDEKAFCAFVWKTAGNILKSWYRRQAGQHTEEPDENLPDHRAEELEEQAQDHEQVQKILREMTRLSSDYRRVMVAYYMDGKPVREIAANLSLSESMVKYLLFQSRKHIREGINMEKELGRLSYDPVDLTLIFWGGKCRYYEIFRNNRLRQNIVMACYYDRLTEEQLSLQLGVPTAYLEEDLKKLLEYDLLKKKGLAYQSNIVIITRKELEAVRRYNEADLKEIASGIREFVDGNMEKIRALGFYGSDMPANSIKWMLVSLILRLAYVDMLQGDMKLDYPTDCFGDACFRFLMELEKDDPYFMGISSCVVDGNALFFWDVPLNGEMLHPAASTSRANMLMSLTDSQPETDGDRLICAELVEAGLARKTDAGILPNFPCLDAAQGSTLNEMIRPVAWEICGNAKRRAGGIAGIMAEHAPEHLADYAAKLPVLCQMQEAEEIMRMLCESGWLLPAREGMSATTVIMKNK
- a CDS encoding class I SAM-dependent methyltransferase, which translates into the protein MEFYPTDDLKESRAGSGINDRETVKAQYKTAEKLDIRISIHSRYSTNKQGFGNWIASHYDIRDGMSVLELGCGTGDMWTGKQETIRRCSRLILSDFSEGMLEKAKETLRDYEGIEYRVIDIQDIPFKDGEFDLVIANMMLYHVPDLQKGLREVRRVLKENGTFCCATFGEHGMMEYISGLFSAGSNPGGSGSSFTLQNGGEKLRTVFPDVRELRYEDSLEVTDVEDMVDYIKSLTGMSELRKLPREEIRSVLEANMRDGILHVPKEYGMFIAC
- a CDS encoding GNAT family N-acetyltransferase — encoded protein: MIYPAENMTLKDGRQCAIRSAEPEDAPRMTRYMKIMLGETPFLLRTPEEFTITEEREAEILAGRRDDPRSLMLVAEVDGEIAACADVQSHGAQSRRFHRAELGISVRKDYWRLGIGSAMMERLIAFARQAAFEQIELTVESKNYRALPLYHKYGFVIYGTRPHGLKYPDGSYDNDYLMIKML
- a CDS encoding 2-dehydropantoate 2-reductase; protein product: MNIYVDFDDCLCESGKFFSGLVREMFGLDVPYEKMRYFNLQQAFGLTDEQYRQLLVKGHEPELLLSYEETPGASDVINEWIRKGHDVSIITGRPYSSYEASRLWLDRHGMQDARMLIMDKYGRETAARKEDYILDPEDYYRMKFDYAVEDSPSAFRFFDHLPQLKVLVFDRPWNRTAELPDNYTRCRGWEEIRANAAG
- a CDS encoding YdcF family protein; amino-acid sequence: MKNGWIAFVLALCLAAGGIASAAAQAPVQPLIERVVVSYADSGTIDEKALAELTALDPELGKKWTLIMHLWEAPVDVCPRLSDDLPGDDSLCLVALGFQLNPDGTMREELIERLKVLLAAAEQYPQALIVCTGGGTAADDPAATEAGRMAEWLKAQGVDPARIIVEDHSLTTAQNAIFTFDILEERFPQVKQLAIISSDYHIATGALLFGAEMILRDSDIEIAGNAAWNAPSGTLSAMFQAGALIELSGDVETAFEIYYDTYDIHELPPLPAD